GCCGAGCTCTCCAAGCTGCCCTGGTGCGTCGAGGCGCTCCCCGACGCCACCCTGCGCCTCACGACGACCTACACGCCGGAGCTGCTCGGCGTGTCCACGCCGGCCACGGGCGCGTGGAGCGTCGCCGGGAGCATGGGGGAGGGCGTCATCGTCGGGATTCTCGATAACGGCATTGACCCGCGGCACGTCTCGTTCCTGGATGATGGCATGCAGCCGCCGCCCGCCAAGTGGCGCGGCGGGTGCCACTTCGCCGGCGAGGCGCCGTGCAACAAGAAGCTCATCGGCGGGCGGTCCAGGGCCCCGCAGGAGCACGGCACGCACACCTCCGGCACCGCCGTGGGCGCGTTCGTGCGGGATGTCCAGCTGCTCGGGGCCCCGGCCGGGGCGGCGTCCGGCATGGCCCCGCGCGCGCACCTGGCCTTCTACGAGGTGTGCCTCGCCGACACCTGCTCCGCCACGGAGGTCCTCTCCGTCACGGAGAAGGGCGCGTTCCAGGACGGCGTCGACGTCATCTCCATGTCCATCGGCGACGACACGCAGAAGCCCTTCTACAAGGACCTCATCGCCGTCGGCAGCTTCTCGGCCGTCCTGTCCGGCGTCTTCGTCAGCACCAGCGCCGGGAACGCCGGCCCGCTCGAGCGCACCGTCACCAACTGCGCCCCGTGGCTGCTCACCGTCGCCGCCAGCACCATGGGCCGCCGCATGGTCTCCAGGGTGGAGCTCGGCAACGGGGTGGTGATGGAGGGCGAGAACCTGAACCCGTACGAGCTCGTCAAGGACAGGCCACTCGTCTTCATCGCGGGCATGTTCGCCGACGGCGCGCTCAGCGCCGTCGACGTCCGCGGCAAGATCGTGGCGTGCCAGCGCAAGGAGGACCCGTTCATGCTCGCGGAGATGATCCAGAAGGCGGGCGGCGCGGGGATGATCAGCTGGTCCGGCCCGAAGCGCGGCGCCGCGACCACGCCCGTGGACGACCTCACCATCGCCGCGTCGCGGGTGACGCACGCCGACGGCGAGAAGATCATAGCGTACGTCAACTCCACGCCCAACCCCACGGCCACCCTCAGTTTCGCCGGCGCCGTGCTGAACCGGGCCGCCCTGCCGGCCATCGCCGAGTACTCCTCGAGAGGGCCCTGCAACATGTCCAGCGTCGGCGTGCTGAAGCCGGACATCACCGGGCCCGGCACGGCCATCGCAGCCTCCATCCCCGGGGGCGCCAACGACACCGCGCCCACCAAGACCTTCGGCCTGCACAGCGGCACGTCCATGTCCACGCCGCACCTGTCCGGGATCGTGGCCATGATCAAGAAAGCGCGCCCGCAGTGGTCACCGGCGGCGATCAAGTCGGCGCTGATGACAACCGCCGACGTGACGCACCCGGACGGCACGCCGATCGTCGACGAGACCACCGGGAAGCCAAACTGCTTCGCCATGGGCGCCGGGTTCGTGAACCCGACGCGGGCGCTGGACCCGGGCCTCGTCTACGACCTGGCGCCGGCGGACTACATCCCCTACGTGTGCGGCCTCGGGTACAACGAGAGCGTGATGAGCGAGATCATGGCGCAGCCGCTGCAGAACGTGAGCTGCGCCAAGGCGGGGAAGATCCAGGGCAAGGACCTCAACTACCCGTCGATCATGGTGACGCTCACGCCGGGCGCGCCGGAGGTCGACGTCAAGCGCGCGGTGACCAACATCGGGGAGCCCGTGTCGGTGTACACCCTGGAGGTCGTCCCGCCGGAGGGCGTCACCGTCGAGGTGGTGCCCAACGTGCTGACCTTCGGCTTAGTAAACCAGAGGATGGAGTTCACGGTGAAGCTCAAGCGAGGCCCCAATGCCGCCGCCGCTGGCACCGCCGAGGGCAGCCTCCGGTGGGTCTCCGGCAAGCGGTCCGTGCGCAGCCCGATCGCCGTGCTCTTCGAACCACTGCCTAATAATAACTAACGAGCTAACTAGGATCGTCTTCGCCGAGCTCTCTCCTGATTTATGTATATATGCATGGAGAAGCAGCTCTGTCAGATAGGGCTTAACGATGCCATGAAAGATGACTGAAGATTGAACAGCTCAAGCCAAAATGAAAGGCAATCAAGAATTTTACAGGAAACAGTTTGATGCCGCCCCCAGAATCGGCGAAAAGAAATTCGGCATTCCAGACGGGGGCCCCGGTGCATAGATCAACACTCTGTTTTTACAGGATCAGACATGAAGCATAATTGAGGAGAATTTCATGAAGATCTTGTAGTACTCTTTTCTGTTCCAGTAAAATGCAACAGGGCACCAAACTAGTGCCACTCTGTACAACATGTATACAATATAATCACCCCTGTACCAAATGTATATACAATACAATATAATGGCACTTGTACTGCCATTTTACTTTCATTTTGTAACATTACAAACTGCTCAAGTATCCATGTTCCAGATACACTGATAATCTGATATAGTCTATAGTATGCTATCAGGACACAAACAATCTTTCCTGAATGTTCACAACAAAAGGAAGGACCTAAAGAAAGTAATTTGACTACAGAATTTAGCACTTGTCCTTTTGTCAATAACCAATGAAGAACTCACACTAACAATACATCCTCCATATAGTTATAAATTATACCATTAGTACTAACTGTAAATTGCACCTTCCATAGAAGTGCAGAGAAAGAGAGCAATTGGCATCTATTGTGGGAAGAGAAAAAACATTTGCACATAGTCTTATCAGGAAAACAGAGAATAAATAATCAATAGTAAATCAGTAAATCTCATCAACTTACACTTTTATTTCAACTAGAAATAGCACAGCCCTGTTCTTGCTAGATACAGGCCAACTACACTTTTATTCAACTAGGTAGGTAGGTAGGTAGCAAAGAAGAAACTATATGGCACGAATTCATCATCCATGGCCACGAGAACTAGTGAGTGGGAATGGTGAGGCCAGCATGCAGATAATGAACATGATCTTCAAATGCCTTACTAGCAGATAACTCGTCACTAGCACGTCGTGTTGTGGGTCTCCGTGATGGACTTGGCTCCAGGCACTGAACTGCAACACTGAGCATGTGGTATATTTCTCCCGCGGTTTCAGCATCTGGGAGCTCGAGCCTTGAGTCCAGCAGATGTTGCAGGCTCGCAGTATTATTCTTGTTGGCCTCAGAGAGGGATGAGAGCAATTCGCCTGGATGAGATCCCATAAAGAGCTCCATGACAAGCACCCCAAAGCTGTATACGTCACATTTCTCTGTCACATTTTCTGTATATGCAAGCTCTGCAATCATTGAATATTAATTAGTACTCCCTGCGTCCCATAATGTGCATTTTTTTGTTAcccgcaaaaagaaaagaaaaaaatggttTGATTTTTGTTTACCTGGGGCAAGATAACCCTTTGTCCCTGCAAGCCTTGTGATATTATTGCCATCAATATTTAGAATTTTAGCCGTACCGAAATCAGAGATGCAAGCTCTAAATTCCTGATCAAGCAAAATGTTTTTACTTGTTATATCTCTGTGGACTATTGGTGACCAACAATCATGATGCATGTAGGCCAAAGCGTGAACCACATCTAGCACAATATGTATCCGCCTTCTCCAGTCCAATTCAACTGCCCTTCCATTGATCCCCAGTGCTTCTGCCAAGTCCCCTCTCTCCATATATTCATATATAAGGAACTTTCCTTGGCTACAGGAACAATACCCAAATAGCTTTACGATGTTCCGATGCCGAATCTGCACCAATGCCTCAATTTCGCGATGGAAGAGTGACCCCTTCGCGCAACTCTCATCTTCAATAACGCACATCTTCTTCACCGCAAATATTTCTGATGTTGGAAGCCTAGCCTTGTAGACAGATCCATATCCCCCAGTTCCTATGCAATGAATCTCACTAAAATCATTGGTTGCTTCAACAATTTGTTTGAACACGTTTGCCCCATCAAAACTCCAAATAGAGAACACATTTTTTTGTGTTACTTTGTCCGTGTCAATTGCCTTGGATTTGTTCCTTTCATGTTGAAACATCAATACAAATACAACAAGAACAAGAGACATCAGCACAGGGACCACTGCTAGTACAAGTGTTTTGtatccttttcttttcccttggttCACAGTTGTACTACTACAATGGGGGAGTCCGGTCACTACACCACATAGCATCTTATTATGCATGAACCACTTCAACGGGGCTCCTTGAAAAAGCTTACTCTCTGGGACTACTCCTTCCAATTCATTGTAAGATACATCAATGGATATCAAGCTTTCCATACTCTTAAATGATTGAGGGATGGATCCATTAAGTTCATTGTGTGAAAGATTCAAAGTATCTAGCATGATCAGGCCACTAAGTTGGCTTGGTATTGCCCCAGTAAATGAATTATCACTCAAATCCAACATGTATTGTAAGTTGTGCAACACCCCTAATGCGGTAGGGATGTTTCCTGTAAAGTTATTTCCGCTCAGGTTCAATGAGCGAAGCTCTAAACAATTCCCAATTGACCCATGTACCAAACCACTTAGGTTATTTGATGACAAATCAAATAACTGTAGACTAGATAGTGCTCCGATTTCTTGTGGTATGCTTCCATGGAGCAAATTGTCTGCGAGGTTCAACTGGAACAAGTTTTTTAGATTGCTCAGTTCAATTGGAATATATCCTTCAAGCTTGTTTGATGAGAGATCAAGTATCCCTAGCTGAGTTAGCCGCCCCATATTTATGGGTATTTCCCCCGTCAGGTTGTTGTTTGAGAGGCGTAGCATGTTAATATTTTGACTTTCCCCCCAAAGAGAACATAATTTTCCAAAGAGTTTATTCGAGCTCATATCCATATAGTTAAGACTTGGATGACCTCCCAACTCAGAAATATCTCCTTCTATTTGATTCCTTTCAAGACGAACTCTAAATAGGCTTCTACAGTGTAGCAAACTTGATGGCACTGGTCCATCCAGACTGTTATTAGATGCAGTTAAATGCCTGAGCTTGCCTCCAGAGCACAACCCAGGTGGTAGGGGACCAGAGAGATTATTATTGTCGAGTTCCAGAACTTCAAGATCCCATAAGGTGCCAATTTCTAGAGGAACATGTCCAGAGAACTGATTATCATCGAGGTGTAAGGTAGTGAGCTTTGTCAAATTTCCAAAGATATTGGGGATATAACCCGTGAGTTGGTTATCACGAAGGACCAGGATAGTTAGGTTACTGAAACTGCCAAAGTTATTGGGAATAGTACACATTAGTTTGTTTACACTAAGATCCAACCCTTCAAGATTCACTAGGTAACCTAGTTCACGAGGAATACACCCGGAAAGTGTATTGCCCCATAGATACAATTCAGTGAGGTTAACCAAACTCCCAAAGGTATTAGGTATGGAGCCGTTGAAATTGTTGGAGCTAAGAGCCAACTTTTTAAGATTCACCATGTAACCTAGTTCTCGAGGTATACACCCAGAAAGTTGGTTACCCGATAGGTACAAGCTAGTGAGGTTTGTTAAATTTAAGAAGGTACTAGGGATGGAATCAACAAGTTTGTTGTTTTCAAGGTACAACTCTTTTAGATTCAACAAGTAACCTAGCTCTGGAGGAATGCATCCGGAAAGTTGGTTATCCGCTAGGGACAAGAGTGTGAGGTTGATCATGCCTCCCAAGGTACCGGGGATGAAACCCATCAATTTGTTGCGGGAGAGAACCAACTCCTTTAGATTCACAAGGTACCCTAGCTCTCGAGGAGGATATCCAGATAATTGGTTACCATAAAGGTACAAGACAGTGAGTTTAGTGAGATTCCCTAAATTACTTGGAATGGGGCCTGTGAGGTTGTTGTTGGCAATATGTACCCTGAGCAGCTTCTTTAGGTAGCCTAGTTCAGTCGGGATGGGACCAGACAAGTGATTGGCAGACAAGTCCAGCTTCACAAGTCCCGCTAGTTGTCCTATTTGGCTTGGTATTTCACCGGAGAGTTCATTCTCCTGGAGCATTAAGCAGCGTAGGTTTCTCAAGGATGCAAGAGCAGGTGGTAAAGGGCCCCTTATCTGATTGCGTTGAAGAAGCAGGAACCGGAGCTCTCTGAGTGACCCgatgctcgacgggatcctcccgGTGAGCCTGTTGCGCGAGAGCTGGATGCTCGTCAAGGTCGCCAACGCCGTGAAGTTGAGGGCGTCGAGCTCCCCCTGCAGCCGCAGCCCCGGCAGAGAGATCTTGGTGACCACCTCTTGGTGCATTGCTCCATCCTTGCCGCATGTGATGCCATGCCAGCTGCATGGCCATGTAttgtggtgcccccttccccacgATCCCAGCTGGGCTGGGTGGCCTTCTAGCGTGGCTTTCCAGGCAAGGAGCGCTCCTGCTTGTTCTTGCAGGGATGGCACTGCCTTGGCCGGGGCAAACGTGGCTAGCAGGAGACTGCAGAGTGAGATGAAGGGTAGGCAATGGGAAGTCTTCATGACTATTCCTTGGCTGTGGTAGGATCTTGGCTCTGTGTGTTCACCTATATACGCTAAGTTGGTAACTCTCAGCCCAGGTAGGTATACCGTTCATTTGCCTCCGCGTACGACTGGAAAGGGTCCTAATTTT
This region of Triticum aestivum cultivar Chinese Spring chromosome 2D, IWGSC CS RefSeq v2.1, whole genome shotgun sequence genomic DNA includes:
- the LOC123048246 gene encoding probable leucine-rich repeat receptor-like protein kinase At1g35710, coding for MKTSHCLPFISLCSLLLATFAPAKAVPSLQEQAGALLAWKATLEGHPAQLGSWGRGHHNTWPCSWHGITCGKDGAMHQEVVTKISLPGLRLQGELDALNFTALATLTSIQLSRNRLTGRIPSSIGSLRELRFLLLQRNQIRGPLPPALASLRNLRCLMLQENELSGEIPSQIGQLAGLVKLDLSANHLSGPIPTELGYLKKLLRVHIANNNLTGPIPSNLGNLTKLTVLYLYGNQLSGYPPRELGYLVNLKELVLSRNKLMGFIPGTLGGMINLTLLSLADNQLSGCIPPELGYLLNLKELYLENNKLVDSIPSTFLNLTNLTSLYLSGNQLSGCIPRELGYMVNLKKLALSSNNFNGSIPNTFGSLVNLTELYLWGNTLSGCIPRELGYLVNLEGLDLSVNKLMCTIPNNFGSFSNLTILVLRDNQLTGYIPNIFGNLTKLTTLHLDDNQFSGHVPLEIGTLWDLEVLELDNNNLSGPLPPGLCSGGKLRHLTASNNSLDGPVPSSLLHCRSLFRVRLERNQIEGDISELGGHPSLNYMDMSSNKLFGKLCSLWGESQNINMLRLSNNNLTGEIPINMGRLTQLGILDLSSNKLEGYIPIELSNLKNLFQLNLADNLLHGSIPQEIGALSSLQLFDLSSNNLSGLVHGSIGNCLELRSLNLSGNNFTGNIPTALGVLHNLQYMLDLSDNSFTGAIPSQLSGLIMLDTLNLSHNELNGSIPQSFKSMESLISIDVSYNELEGVVPESKLFQGAPLKWFMHNKMLCGVVTGLPHCSSTTVNQGKRKGYKTLVLAVVPVLMSLVLVVFVLMFQHERNKSKAIDTDKVTQKNVFSIWSFDGANVFKQIVEATNDFSEIHCIGTGGYGSVYKARLPTSEIFAVKKMCVIEDESCAKGSLFHREIEALVQIRHRNIVKLFGYCSCSQGKFLIYEYMERGDLAEALGINGRAVELDWRRRIHIVLDVVHALAYMHHDCWSPIVHRDITSKNILLDQEFRACISDFGTAKILNIDGNNITRLAGTKGYLAPELAYTENVTEKCDVYSFGVLVMELFMGSHPGELLSSLSEANKNNTASLQHLLDSRLELPDAETAGEIYHMLSVAVQCLEPSPSRRPTTRRASDELSASKAFEDHVHYLHAGLTIPTH